One Streptomyces sp. V4I8 genomic window carries:
- a CDS encoding amino acid ABC transporter ATP-binding protein: MSAVMVDVHGVHKSFGPLEVLRGVDLKVRAGEVTVILGPSGSGKSTLLRTINHLEKVSRGWISIDGELIGYRRSGNKLHELKEKDVLKQRTNIGFVFQNFNLFPHLTVLDNLVEAPVSALRRPRKEAEVTARRLLDRVGLADKADAYPRQLSGGQQQRVAIARALALEPKVLLFDEPTSALDPELVGEVLDVIKDLASTGTTMIVVTHEIGFAREVADTVVFMDGGVVVEHGPPAAVLDNPRQERTRAFLSKVL, translated from the coding sequence ATGAGTGCCGTCATGGTCGACGTCCACGGCGTCCACAAGAGCTTCGGCCCCCTGGAGGTGCTGCGCGGCGTCGACCTGAAGGTCCGTGCGGGCGAGGTCACCGTGATCCTCGGCCCGTCCGGCTCCGGGAAGTCCACACTGCTGCGCACCATCAACCACCTGGAGAAGGTCAGCCGCGGCTGGATCAGCATCGACGGCGAGCTCATCGGCTACCGCCGCTCCGGGAACAAGCTGCACGAGCTGAAGGAGAAGGACGTTCTCAAGCAGCGGACCAACATCGGGTTCGTCTTCCAGAACTTCAACCTCTTCCCGCATCTGACCGTTCTGGACAACCTGGTCGAGGCCCCTGTCTCCGCGCTGCGCCGTCCGCGCAAGGAGGCGGAGGTGACCGCCCGTCGGCTCCTCGACCGGGTCGGCCTCGCCGACAAGGCCGACGCCTACCCGCGCCAGCTCTCCGGCGGCCAGCAGCAGCGCGTGGCCATCGCCCGCGCGCTCGCCCTCGAACCGAAGGTGCTGCTCTTCGACGAGCCCACCTCGGCCCTCGACCCGGAGCTCGTCGGCGAAGTCCTCGATGTCATCAAGGACTTGGCCAGTACCGGCACCACCATGATCGTCGTGACCCATGAGATCGGCTTCGCCCGCGAGGTCGCCGACACCGTGGTGTTCATGGACGGCGGAGTCGTCGTGGAGCACGGTCCGCCCGCGGCCGTCCTGGACAACCCACGCCAGGAACGCACCCGCGCCTTCCTCTCCAAGGTCCTCTGA
- a CDS encoding LysR family transcriptional regulator translates to MRIEQLECIAAVTRSGSLRRAAEELHLSQPALSETVRNLERELGVDLLERKRSGAKISDEGRELLPHIMSVLDAVDRLRGAAGDQHRVSRMVRLGTVNTATVPLVIPTVREFRASHPLTQVELVGAQQSEIHRGLLEGAFDLGLVNYLGGDDMPPGFETTELLRGRPVVCVRPDSPLAALEAVDADSLLAEPLVVMRSGYVMHRFLHRLLDGRTPSFSYSTDGAEMGKLMVAEGLGATVLPDFSVLGDPLERRGAITVRPLADDATDVLLVLQRRPSGSVPRAVRDLHELFVRNARAYRAP, encoded by the coding sequence GTGCGTATCGAACAGCTGGAATGCATCGCCGCCGTCACCCGGTCGGGGTCGCTGCGGCGCGCCGCCGAGGAACTGCATCTGTCCCAGCCGGCGCTCAGCGAGACCGTGCGCAATCTGGAGCGCGAGCTCGGCGTGGACCTGCTGGAGCGCAAGCGGTCCGGGGCGAAGATCAGTGACGAGGGGCGGGAGCTGCTGCCGCACATCATGAGTGTGCTGGACGCGGTCGACCGGCTGCGCGGGGCGGCCGGGGACCAGCACCGCGTCAGCCGGATGGTGCGGCTCGGCACGGTCAACACGGCCACCGTCCCGCTGGTCATCCCGACGGTGCGGGAGTTCCGGGCCTCGCACCCGCTCACCCAGGTCGAGCTGGTGGGCGCGCAGCAGTCCGAGATCCATCGCGGGCTGCTGGAGGGCGCGTTCGACCTGGGGCTGGTCAACTACCTCGGAGGCGACGACATGCCGCCCGGCTTCGAGACCACCGAGCTGCTGCGCGGCCGGCCGGTGGTGTGCGTGCGCCCGGACAGTCCGCTGGCCGCGCTGGAGGCGGTGGACGCGGACAGCCTCCTGGCCGAGCCGCTGGTGGTGATGCGGTCCGGCTATGTCATGCACCGTTTTCTGCACCGGCTGCTCGACGGCCGTACGCCGTCGTTCTCCTACTCCACCGACGGCGCCGAGATGGGCAAGCTGATGGTCGCCGAGGGACTGGGGGCGACGGTGCTGCCCGACTTCAGTGTCCTCGGCGACCCGCTGGAGCGACGGGGCGCGATCACCGTACGGCCGCTCGCGGACGACGCGACCGACGTGCTGCTGGTCCTGCAGCGCCGCCCCTCCGGCTCCGTACCCCGAGCGGTACGCGATCTCCACGAGCTGTTCGTGCGCAACGCCCGTGCGTACCGGGCCCCTTGA
- a CDS encoding ABC transporter substrate-binding protein — translation MNLRTIRTRLYSASALALLPLLALTACGSGDTDGTAAVGAQASPAPTDDPVAAVRKVDSAAALLPADLRKAGTLRVGSSIGFPPGAYYPNGTDKAPAGQDIDLADAVTKVLGVKLERQDASFETILPALGSGKYDFGTGNFGVTSDRLKTIDFVTYINDGQGFAVRKGNTALKSKVTDLTQLCGLTIGTGAGTTFEATLTAQKGVCAKAGKKPYDVKVYSENAATLTALQQGRIDVIMSTINGLRYQAAQPASQTTFLGEFHRLDVGFAFKKGSPLTKAFQAAVNELIKDGTYARILKKWGTSASAIDTSRINPPEHR, via the coding sequence ATGAACCTCCGCACGATCAGAACCCGCCTGTACAGCGCCTCTGCCCTCGCCCTGCTGCCTCTGCTCGCGCTGACCGCCTGCGGCTCGGGCGACACGGACGGTACGGCGGCCGTGGGCGCCCAGGCCTCTCCGGCACCCACCGACGACCCCGTCGCCGCCGTACGCAAGGTGGACTCGGCCGCCGCCCTCCTCCCCGCCGACCTACGCAAGGCGGGCACGCTGCGGGTCGGCAGCTCGATCGGCTTCCCGCCCGGCGCGTACTACCCCAACGGAACGGACAAGGCACCTGCCGGTCAGGACATCGACCTCGCCGACGCCGTGACGAAGGTGCTCGGCGTGAAGCTGGAGCGGCAGGACGCCTCCTTCGAGACGATCCTGCCCGCCCTCGGCAGCGGCAAGTACGACTTCGGCACCGGCAACTTCGGCGTCACGAGCGATCGCTTGAAGACCATCGACTTCGTCACCTACATCAACGACGGTCAGGGCTTCGCGGTGAGGAAGGGCAACACCGCGCTCAAGTCGAAGGTCACCGACCTCACCCAGCTGTGCGGGCTGACCATCGGCACCGGCGCCGGCACCACCTTCGAGGCCACCCTCACCGCGCAGAAGGGCGTGTGCGCGAAGGCGGGCAAGAAGCCGTACGACGTGAAGGTCTACTCGGAGAACGCGGCGACGCTCACCGCGCTCCAGCAGGGCCGGATCGACGTGATCATGTCGACCATCAACGGCCTTCGCTACCAGGCGGCCCAGCCCGCGTCGCAGACCACCTTCCTCGGGGAGTTCCACCGCCTGGACGTCGGCTTCGCCTTCAAGAAGGGCTCCCCGCTCACCAAGGCCTTCCAGGCCGCCGTCAACGAGCTGATCAAGGACGGCACCTACGCCCGCATCCTCAAGAAGTGGGGCACCTCCGCCTCCGCGATCGACACGTCGCGGATCAACCCACCCGAGCACAGGTGA
- a CDS encoding amino acid ABC transporter permease: MSSDTITEPTAQLAQDPAELKVVPTRHYARWAAGVAVIVLVAQFAHGLATNPVWEWNVFRDYVFSETIVQAVWVTLQLTAYATVLGFLLGTVLAFMRLSSSPVLSTVAWTYIWIFRSIPMIVQLVFWFNLSALYRELGVGIPFGPVFWSVDSNALIGTIGAAIIGLTLHQAAYAAEIVRGGVLSVDHGQLEAAAALGIPRLRQIRRIILPQAMRAILPTAGNEIIGLLKGTSVVYVMSIGELFYQVQVIYGRNGRVIPLLLVATAWYVVLTSLLSVAQYYVERRYARGADRTPPPTPLQRVRRRFVTKEIP, from the coding sequence ATGAGCAGCGACACCATCACCGAACCGACCGCACAACTGGCCCAAGACCCCGCCGAGCTGAAGGTCGTCCCCACCCGCCACTACGCCCGCTGGGCCGCGGGCGTCGCCGTGATCGTGCTGGTCGCCCAGTTCGCCCACGGCCTGGCCACCAACCCCGTCTGGGAGTGGAACGTCTTCCGGGACTACGTCTTCTCCGAGACGATCGTCCAGGCGGTCTGGGTGACCCTCCAGCTCACCGCCTACGCCACTGTCCTCGGCTTCCTCCTCGGCACCGTGCTCGCCTTCATGCGCCTGTCGAGCAGCCCGGTGCTCTCGACCGTCGCCTGGACCTATATCTGGATCTTCCGGTCGATCCCGATGATCGTCCAGCTGGTGTTCTGGTTCAACCTCAGTGCGCTGTACAGGGAGTTGGGCGTCGGCATTCCCTTCGGTCCGGTGTTCTGGTCCGTCGACAGCAACGCCCTCATCGGCACCATCGGTGCCGCCATCATCGGACTGACACTGCATCAGGCCGCTTACGCCGCCGAGATCGTGCGCGGCGGCGTCCTCTCCGTGGACCACGGGCAGTTGGAGGCGGCCGCGGCGCTGGGCATCCCCCGGCTGCGGCAGATCCGCCGGATCATCCTCCCGCAGGCCATGCGCGCCATCCTGCCCACGGCCGGCAACGAGATCATCGGCCTGCTCAAGGGCACCTCGGTGGTCTACGTGATGTCCATCGGCGAGCTCTTCTACCAGGTCCAGGTGATCTACGGCCGCAACGGCCGGGTGATCCCGCTGCTGCTGGTCGCCACCGCCTGGTACGTCGTCCTCACCTCCCTGCTCTCGGTCGCCCAGTACTACGTGGAGCGCCGCTACGCCCGCGGCGCCGACCGCACCCCGCCGCCGACCCCGCTCCAGCGTGTGCGGCGGCGGTTCGTGACGAAGGAGATCCCATGA
- the sfnG gene encoding dimethylsulfone monooxygenase SfnG translates to MPVPPGSDPVRFAYWVPNVSGGLVTSTIEQRTDWGYDYNRELAVLAENNGFDYALSQVRYMASYGAEFQHESTSFSLALLLATQRLKVIAAVHPGLWHPGVLAKLGATADHLSDGRFAVNVVSGWFKGEFTALGEPWLEHDERYRRSEEFITALRKIWTEDHTELAGDFYRLRDFSLKPKPLNTAERPHPEIFQGGNSTAARAMAGRVSDWYFSNGKGFEGVTEQINDVRAAAAQVGRTAPKFGLNGFLIARDTEAEARDTLREIVAKANTDAVHGFRDAVQQAGPSTADGKGMWQDSGFEDLVQYNDGFRTGLIGTPEQIAERIVAYKRLGVDLFLLGFLHYLEEVEYFGQRVLPLVRELEAQEAESEPVAAAHA, encoded by the coding sequence ATGCCCGTACCGCCCGGATCCGACCCCGTCCGCTTCGCCTACTGGGTGCCGAACGTCAGCGGCGGCCTGGTCACCAGCACCATCGAGCAGCGCACCGACTGGGGCTACGACTACAACCGCGAGCTGGCCGTCCTCGCCGAGAACAACGGCTTCGACTACGCCCTCAGCCAGGTCCGCTACATGGCCAGCTACGGCGCCGAGTTCCAGCACGAGTCGACCAGCTTCAGCCTCGCCCTGCTCCTCGCCACCCAGCGCCTCAAGGTCATCGCCGCCGTCCACCCCGGCCTGTGGCACCCCGGCGTCCTCGCCAAACTCGGCGCCACCGCCGACCACCTGTCGGACGGCCGCTTCGCGGTCAACGTCGTCAGCGGCTGGTTCAAGGGCGAGTTCACGGCGCTGGGCGAGCCGTGGCTGGAGCACGACGAGCGCTACCGCCGCTCGGAGGAGTTCATCACCGCCCTGCGCAAGATCTGGACCGAGGACCACACCGAACTCGCCGGTGACTTCTACCGGTTGCGCGACTTCTCCCTCAAGCCCAAGCCGCTCAACACCGCCGAGCGCCCGCACCCGGAGATCTTCCAGGGCGGCAACTCCACCGCCGCCCGCGCCATGGCGGGCCGCGTCTCCGACTGGTACTTCAGCAACGGCAAGGGCTTCGAGGGTGTCACCGAGCAGATCAACGATGTCCGCGCGGCCGCCGCACAAGTCGGCCGTACGGCCCCGAAGTTCGGCCTCAACGGCTTCCTCATCGCCCGCGATACCGAGGCCGAGGCCCGCGACACGCTCCGCGAGATCGTCGCCAAGGCCAACACCGACGCCGTCCACGGCTTCCGGGACGCCGTCCAGCAGGCCGGACCGTCCACCGCCGACGGCAAGGGCATGTGGCAGGACTCCGGCTTCGAGGACCTCGTCCAGTACAACGACGGCTTCCGTACCGGCCTGATCGGCACGCCCGAGCAGATCGCCGAGCGGATCGTCGCCTACAAGCGGCTCGGCGTCGACCTCTTCCTCCTCGGCTTCCTGCACTACCTGGAGGAGGTCGAGTACTTCGGCCAGCGGGTGCTGCCCCTCGTACGCGAACTGGAGGCCCAGGAGGCCGAGTCGGAGCCCGTCGCCGCCGCCCACGCCTGA
- a CDS encoding ABC transporter substrate-binding protein, with the protein MSTSLARRRTTAAALGLASALVLAACANPTDGGTTEVAATSGGTTEINLSPDQDRVTTGKVDSIAAEVPEKIRKRGTLELVASSGSAAPLTFYATDNKTVIGVEPDLAYLVADVLGLKPHINTVSWENIFVGLDSAKYDVGFSNITVTEERKEKYDFATYREDNLGFGAKKGSGLRVAGPEDVAGRTVAVSSGTNQEKLLIEWSKENEKAGREPVNIKYYQNDSDTYLALQSGRIDLYLGPNPTAAYHAATTGKTEVVGTYSGAGATLQGLIAATTKKDSGLVKPLADALDHVIENGTYAKVLKRWGLTDEAVTKSEINPPGLPRTNK; encoded by the coding sequence GTGTCCACCAGCCTCGCCCGTCGCCGCACCACCGCAGCCGCGCTCGGACTCGCCTCCGCCCTCGTCCTCGCCGCCTGCGCCAACCCCACCGACGGCGGCACCACCGAGGTCGCGGCCACGTCGGGCGGCACGACGGAGATCAATCTCAGCCCCGACCAGGACCGCGTCACCACCGGCAAGGTCGACTCCATAGCCGCCGAGGTCCCGGAGAAGATCCGCAAGAGAGGCACCCTGGAACTCGTCGCCTCCTCCGGCTCCGCCGCGCCGCTGACCTTCTACGCCACCGACAACAAGACCGTCATCGGCGTCGAACCCGACCTCGCGTACCTGGTCGCCGACGTCCTCGGACTCAAGCCGCACATCAACACGGTGTCCTGGGAGAACATCTTCGTCGGCCTCGACAGCGCCAAGTACGACGTCGGCTTCAGCAACATCACCGTCACCGAGGAACGCAAGGAGAAGTACGACTTCGCCACCTACCGCGAGGACAACCTGGGCTTCGGGGCGAAGAAGGGCAGCGGCCTGAGGGTCGCCGGGCCCGAGGACGTGGCGGGCAGGACCGTCGCCGTGAGCAGCGGCACCAACCAGGAGAAGCTGCTGATCGAGTGGAGCAAGGAGAACGAGAAGGCCGGCCGCGAGCCGGTGAACATCAAGTACTACCAGAACGACAGCGACACCTACCTCGCGCTCCAGTCCGGCCGTATCGACCTCTACCTCGGCCCCAACCCGACCGCCGCCTACCACGCGGCCACCACCGGCAAGACCGAGGTCGTCGGCACCTACTCCGGAGCCGGCGCCACCCTCCAGGGCCTCATCGCGGCCACCACCAAGAAGGACAGCGGCCTGGTCAAGCCGCTCGCCGACGCCCTCGACCACGTCATCGAGAACGGGACATACGCGAAGGTGCTGAAGCGCTGGGGCCTGACCGACGAGGCCGTGACCAAGTCCGAGATCAACCCGCCCGGCCTGCCGAGGACCAACAAGTAG
- a CDS encoding GNAT family N-acetyltransferase, producing the protein MTSAPELTVIQVPVSDPRVEPLLRELGHEYSTRYGKDAHAEISRYPDEEFTEPYGGLLLLLLEGGEPVAGGAFRRYDATTAELKRIWTHSANRRRGLARRVLAELERAAGARGYRRIYLTTGPRQPEARGLYLATGYTPLFDTAADPETIGPLPFEKYLAVRVRTGKAPDQ; encoded by the coding sequence ATGACCTCCGCACCGGAGTTGACGGTCATTCAGGTACCCGTCTCCGACCCCCGCGTCGAGCCCCTGCTGCGCGAACTCGGTCACGAGTACTCGACGCGCTACGGCAAGGACGCGCACGCCGAGATCTCCCGCTACCCCGACGAGGAGTTCACCGAGCCGTACGGCGGTCTGCTCCTGTTGCTGCTGGAGGGCGGCGAGCCCGTCGCGGGCGGCGCCTTCCGCCGTTACGACGCCACCACGGCCGAGCTGAAGCGGATCTGGACCCACTCCGCGAACCGCAGACGCGGCCTCGCCCGGCGCGTCCTCGCCGAGCTGGAGCGCGCGGCGGGCGCTCGCGGCTACCGGCGGATCTACCTGACCACCGGGCCCCGCCAGCCCGAGGCCCGCGGCCTGTACCTGGCCACCGGCTACACACCACTCTTCGACACCGCGGCCGACCCGGAGACCATCGGCCCGCTGCCCTTCGAGAAGTACCTCGCGGTGCGCGTACGCACGGGAAAGGCCCCCGACCAATGA
- the ssuE gene encoding NADPH-dependent FMN reductase, with protein MATILSVSGSPSATSRTARLLRHLDDRLAAQGHEVIPFDVRALPPEALLHADFRHPAIIEATALVERADGIVIGTPVYKAAYSGLLKALLDLLPQYALAGKTVLPLATGGTTAHVLAIDYALRPVLNSMGPAHITPGWFTLDKDITVGADGTLTVAPGTAEALAQVTDQFSLALGGRPTLLAATG; from the coding sequence ATGGCCACCATCCTCTCCGTCTCCGGCAGCCCCTCCGCCACCTCCCGCACCGCCCGGCTGCTGCGCCACCTGGACGACCGGCTCGCCGCCCAGGGGCACGAGGTGATCCCGTTCGACGTCCGCGCCCTCCCGCCCGAGGCCCTGCTGCACGCCGACTTCCGGCACCCGGCGATCATCGAGGCCACCGCCCTGGTCGAGCGCGCGGACGGCATCGTCATCGGCACTCCCGTCTACAAGGCCGCCTACTCCGGCCTGCTGAAGGCGCTGCTCGACCTGCTCCCGCAGTACGCGCTCGCGGGCAAGACCGTCCTGCCGCTGGCCACCGGCGGCACCACCGCCCACGTCCTGGCCATCGACTACGCCCTGCGCCCCGTACTGAACTCCATGGGCCCCGCCCACATCACCCCGGGCTGGTTCACCCTCGACAAGGACATCACCGTGGGCGCCGACGGCACCCTGACCGTCGCGCCCGGCACCGCCGAGGCCCTGGCCCAGGTCACCGACCAGTTCTCGCTAGCCCTCGGTGGCCGCCCGACCCTGCTGGCGGCCACCGGATGA
- a CDS encoding putative leader peptide codes for MKRPDLTQRRHVDLARVSSSCCRCRV; via the coding sequence ATGAAGCGACCGGATCTCACGCAGCGACGCCATGTCGACCTCGCGCGTGTCTCCAGCTCCTGCTGTCGCTGTCGGGTCTGA
- a CDS encoding amino acid ABC transporter permease, which yields MVTSPDLTSGPATKSPPPVGVDPPRIVPRRHAGRWLTAAFALLLFAMVLNSVVRNEAFQWAVVGRYFTTSAVLDGLLLSLWLTAVVMVLGFLLGTVLAVMRLSANPVLRTLSWGYVWIFRSTPLLVQLLFWFNIGALYPTLGLGIPFGPEFVTVRTVNLFGPTLTAVIGLTLHETAYAAEVVRGGILSVDAGQAEAAQALGLSRRRALRRIVVPQAMRSIVPTAGNMLIGTLKGTSIVSVLAVHDLLYSVQLIYNQTYQVIPLLMVATLWYIAVTTVLSAGQFYVERYYARGDSRALPPTPLQRLRGHVTAVRLRLSAVTAPDAHPAIGGDR from the coding sequence ATGGTCACGTCGCCCGATCTCACGTCCGGTCCCGCAACGAAAAGTCCCCCGCCGGTCGGCGTCGACCCGCCCCGGATCGTGCCGCGCCGGCACGCCGGCCGGTGGCTGACCGCCGCCTTCGCTCTGCTGCTCTTCGCGATGGTGCTCAACTCCGTGGTCCGCAACGAGGCGTTCCAGTGGGCCGTGGTGGGCCGGTACTTCACCACCTCCGCCGTGCTCGACGGACTGCTGCTCTCCCTGTGGCTGACCGCGGTGGTGATGGTGCTCGGCTTTCTGCTCGGCACCGTGCTCGCGGTGATGCGGCTCTCCGCCAACCCCGTGCTGCGCACGCTGAGTTGGGGCTATGTGTGGATCTTCCGGTCCACGCCGCTGCTGGTGCAGTTGCTGTTCTGGTTCAACATCGGCGCCCTGTACCCGACGCTCGGCCTCGGGATCCCGTTCGGGCCGGAGTTCGTCACCGTCAGGACGGTCAACCTGTTCGGTCCGACCCTCACCGCCGTCATCGGGCTGACCCTGCACGAGACCGCCTACGCCGCCGAGGTCGTGCGCGGCGGCATCCTCTCCGTGGACGCCGGACAGGCCGAGGCCGCCCAGGCGCTCGGTCTGAGCAGACGCCGTGCCCTGCGCCGGATCGTCGTCCCGCAGGCGATGCGCTCCATCGTGCCGACCGCCGGGAACATGCTGATCGGCACCCTCAAGGGCACCAGCATCGTCAGCGTGCTGGCCGTGCACGACCTGCTGTATTCGGTGCAGCTGATCTACAACCAGACCTACCAGGTCATCCCGCTGCTGATGGTGGCCACGCTGTGGTACATCGCGGTGACCACGGTGCTGAGCGCGGGCCAGTTCTACGTCGAGCGGTACTACGCCCGCGGCGACTCCCGCGCTCTGCCGCCCACTCCGCTCCAGCGGCTGCGCGGCCACGTGACCGCCGTACGCCTGCGGCTGAGCGCGGTGACGGCCCCCGACGCCCACCCGGCGATCGGCGGTGACCGGTGA
- a CDS encoding LLM class flavin-dependent oxidoreductase, giving the protein MPVEFLGIAATNDGSETTPRSGAAFDKEYTLRLARAHEDHGWDRVLFAYGSGSPDPAPAAAYIASRLDRLQILLAHRPNVSYPTFAAKTFATLDQISEGRLTVHFITGGNDHEQGREGDTLTKDERYARTREYIRIVKKIWTTHEPFDHEGEHYRFHDFVSDVFPAQQPRPGVSFGGSSRAAYAAGGAEADIYCLWGEPLEKTAEQLETVKAAAKAAGRTDVPRIQVAFRPIIAPTEELAWEKAHRTVGAIKARKERGEMITKRHNGLTQPQAATPQNVGSQRLIAIAEAGERYDRALWTPTAAATGGAGNSNALVGTPETVARALLDYYDLGVDILSARGYDLLGDAIDFGRHVIPIVREEVAKRDAERDAARAARQTQAQSLTAVNA; this is encoded by the coding sequence ATGCCGGTGGAGTTCCTCGGTATTGCCGCCACCAACGACGGCTCCGAAACCACGCCGCGCTCCGGCGCCGCGTTCGACAAGGAGTACACACTCCGGCTCGCCCGGGCGCACGAGGACCACGGCTGGGACCGGGTGCTGTTCGCCTACGGCTCAGGATCGCCGGACCCCGCGCCGGCCGCTGCCTACATCGCGAGCCGCCTGGACCGCCTCCAGATCCTGCTCGCCCACCGGCCCAACGTCTCGTACCCGACCTTCGCCGCCAAGACCTTCGCCACCCTCGACCAGATCAGCGAGGGCCGGCTGACCGTGCACTTCATCACCGGCGGCAACGACCACGAACAGGGCCGCGAGGGCGACACCCTCACCAAGGACGAGCGCTACGCCCGCACCCGTGAGTACATCCGGATCGTCAAGAAGATCTGGACCACCCACGAGCCCTTCGACCACGAGGGCGAGCACTACCGGTTCCACGACTTCGTCAGCGACGTCTTCCCCGCCCAACAGCCCCGCCCGGGCGTGTCGTTCGGCGGCTCGTCACGCGCCGCGTACGCCGCCGGAGGCGCCGAGGCCGACATCTACTGCCTGTGGGGCGAGCCCCTGGAGAAGACCGCCGAGCAGCTCGAGACCGTGAAGGCCGCCGCCAAGGCCGCGGGCCGCACCGACGTGCCCCGCATCCAGGTCGCCTTCCGTCCGATCATCGCCCCGACCGAGGAACTGGCCTGGGAGAAGGCGCATCGCACGGTCGGCGCGATCAAGGCCCGCAAGGAGCGCGGCGAGATGATCACCAAGCGCCACAACGGGCTCACCCAACCGCAGGCTGCGACACCTCAAAACGTCGGCTCACAGCGCCTCATCGCCATCGCCGAGGCGGGCGAGCGCTACGACCGCGCCCTGTGGACCCCGACCGCCGCCGCGACCGGAGGCGCGGGCAACTCCAACGCCCTGGTCGGCACCCCGGAGACGGTCGCCCGGGCGCTGCTCGACTACTACGACCTCGGCGTCGACATCCTCTCCGCGCGCGGCTACGACTTGCTGGGCGACGCCATCGACTTCGGCCGGCACGTGATCCCGATCGTCCGCGAGGAGGTCGCCAAGCGCGACGCCGAGCGCGACGCCGCGCGAGCGGCACGCCAGACGCAGGCGCAGTCCCTCACCGCGGTGAACGCATGA
- a CDS encoding acyl-CoA dehydrogenase family protein, whose amino-acid sequence MSTAAPADWKTAPAPKDAEGWLTRAAEVAAVLATDAAARDKAAATPYAEVQLLKDSGLVTLLGPVEHGGAGQDWPTAYRVVREVAKADGSIGQLLGYHYLWNWAARLVGTREQWEQVEAEAARNRWFFGGAVNPRDADVVVRDEGDTLTFTGRKSFSTGSKVSDVTVLEGVLEGTDDHVFAIVPSDSEGLTFHDDWDNIGQRLTESGGVTLDAVRVPWPAAAGYVDKQFRPRIYNTLNVPTIQLVFVNFYLGIAAGALETAATYTRTKSRAWLHGGHEQAVDEPYVIDTYGDLTAKLWAAEALADAVAAEGQKLHDDPDAVTEQARGEFEVRVAAVKARATDVALEVTNRIFEVTGARATASTEGLDRFWRNVRTHTLHDPVAYKRREVGRHVLTGELPQPTWYS is encoded by the coding sequence ATGAGCACCGCCGCACCCGCCGACTGGAAGACCGCCCCCGCCCCGAAGGACGCCGAGGGCTGGCTCACCCGCGCCGCCGAGGTCGCCGCCGTCCTCGCCACCGACGCCGCCGCCCGCGACAAGGCCGCCGCCACTCCGTACGCCGAGGTCCAGTTGCTGAAGGACTCCGGCCTGGTCACCCTCCTCGGCCCCGTCGAGCACGGCGGCGCGGGCCAGGACTGGCCCACCGCCTACCGCGTGGTCCGCGAGGTCGCCAAGGCGGACGGTTCCATCGGCCAGCTGCTCGGCTACCACTACCTGTGGAACTGGGCCGCCCGACTGGTCGGCACCCGCGAACAGTGGGAGCAGGTCGAGGCCGAGGCCGCCCGCAACCGGTGGTTCTTCGGCGGCGCGGTCAACCCGCGCGACGCGGACGTGGTGGTGAGGGACGAGGGCGACACCCTCACCTTCACCGGCCGCAAGTCCTTCTCCACCGGCAGCAAGGTCTCCGACGTCACCGTGCTCGAAGGCGTCCTGGAGGGCACCGACGACCACGTCTTCGCCATCGTCCCCTCCGACAGCGAGGGCCTGACCTTCCACGACGACTGGGACAACATCGGCCAGCGCCTCACCGAGAGCGGCGGCGTCACCCTCGACGCCGTACGTGTCCCCTGGCCGGCCGCGGCGGGTTACGTGGACAAGCAGTTCCGGCCGCGTATCTACAACACCCTCAATGTGCCGACCATCCAGCTCGTCTTCGTCAACTTCTACCTCGGCATCGCCGCCGGTGCCCTGGAGACCGCCGCCACCTACACCCGGACCAAGTCCCGTGCCTGGCTGCACGGCGGTCACGAGCAGGCCGTCGACGAGCCGTACGTCATCGACACCTACGGCGACCTCACCGCCAAGCTGTGGGCGGCCGAGGCACTCGCAGACGCAGTGGCCGCCGAGGGCCAGAAGCTGCACGACGACCCGGACGCGGTCACCGAGCAGGCCCGCGGCGAGTTCGAGGTGCGGGTGGCCGCCGTGAAAGCCCGCGCCACCGACGTGGCCCTGGAGGTCACCAACCGGATCTTCGAGGTGACCGGCGCCCGCGCCACCGCCTCCACCGAGGGCCTCGACCGCTTCTGGCGCAACGTCCGCACGCACACCCTCCACGACCCCGTCGCCTACAAGCGCCGCGAGGTCGGCCGCCACGTCCTCACCGGCGAACTGCCGCAGCCCACCTGGTACTCCTGA